The nucleotide sequence GACGCGGCGGCCGAGCGGGGTCCCGAATTCGTAGGGGGTTAGCACTTCCTTTCGGGCCCGCCGCCACGCGCGCCGGATCACCGACCCGGCGAGATCCCCGCCTTTCTCTCCCTTCATCAGGAGATCTCCAGGCTTCAGCCCCTCCTTCTCGATATGAGCCCGAAGAATCCGCGTGAGGGCGGGGCGGCAGGGCACCGTGCGCGTGTCGTCGGCGGCCCGCCCCTTGAGCCCCCGCTGTTCGCGCACCTCCCCCGTGGTCGTCCACTGCTTCCCGACCTCCGGGTGCGCGGTGTGGAGCAGCAACTCTCCCCACTGGTCGTCGGCCTCCGCGTCGGGCAGCCGCACGTCGCCGACATCGATCGCGACGACCTCTTCCGGGCGGGCGCCGGCGTAGTACATCACGGCGAAGAAGGTGTGCAGCCGCCGGCCGCCGCGAGGGCGGGCGTGGATCCAGCCGAGCAGCGCGGCGGCCTGCTCCTGGTTGAGCAGCGACCGCTTGTCGACTGTGGAGGAGGTCTTGGCCGCCGTTGTGGCGGATCCCTTCCCCTTCGGGAGCGGGTTCTCCTTGAGCACCTTCTTCTTGAGCGCGTACTCGAAGAGGACGTTCAGCACGCGCTTCGTCCGCCGGGCGGAGCTGGCGGCCACCGGCGTACCGTCCAGCTTCACCGCGGCTGCCCTGAGCGCCGTCTCCACGTGGCCCTCGTCCTCCCAGGCGGCCATGGAGAGCGAGTTGCGCTGCACCCAGCGCAGGATCACCGCGACCTCGGGCGGGGCCTCGCTCCGTCGCTTGGTGTTGAAGGCGTACTCGCGGAGCGCCCGGCGCACGTCGACCCCCTTGAAGGTCGTCGGCTGAGACCGGAGCAAGGCGATCGTGACGGGCGTGAGCGCCTTGGCCACGTTCCGTCGGTTGTTCGCGGACGTCCGCTCCCAGAGCTGGTCCACGAACTGGATCGCGAAGTCGTACCACTTCATGCCGGCCGCCCGGGACATGTGCGAGACGGGCAGACCGGAGGACAGGCTGAAGGCCTCCCCCTTGCTGGCTGCGGAGACGAGCCCCGCGCGGAAGGAGTCGGCGAGAGCGCTCTTGGCGAACGGCTTCCGCCACTCCTTCCCCTCCAGCTCCCAGCGGACCGTGTACGTGGTCTTCGTCTTGCCCTCGTACACGGAGGTCTTCCAGAACTTCACGTCGTACGTCGTGTCCATCAAGCAGCGTCCTCGTGCTCGTCCAGCCAGATCTCAAGGTCGATGCGGCGCACGCGGAGGTTGCCGTTCGGGAGCTTGATGCAGCGGGGAGCCCGCTGCTTCTGGCGCCAGTCGTAGAAGGTGGAGCGGGTGATACCGAGTTCGTCGCACAGTTCGGGGACGGTGAGCATCGCGCGGGTCTTGAGCGTGCTGGCCATGACCGGACTCCTCATCGCGGTGGAGCGGGGCCCCGGGCCCCTTCCTGTCAGGTCCGCTACCTCCGCTACCTCCGCTACCGCCCTGGTCAGGGGCATGATCGAGGTAGCGGATGGAGGTAGCGGTAGCGGATGGATCCGCTACCGGCCCCGGCTTTGGGAGCGCGGGGCCGGTAGCGGGGTAGCGCTCAGGTAGCGGACGCGAAGAGCCCTTCCGCTACCGTTTCCGGCTCGCTGACCTGCGGGGTAGCGGAGGTAGCGGAAGTAGCGGCCCTCAGGAGGGGTGGGGGGCAGTAGCGGTCCCACGCGTCCTGGAGATCGGCGGCGTAGTAGCCCTTGAGGACGGATCCGGCGGTCTTGATGTTGCGGGCCTTGACCGGGGTGTTGTCGCTGGTCATGTACTCCCCCAGCATCTTGGCCAGTCCCCGGGAGTCGAGCGGACGCCCGGCCATGTCGGCCCAGGGCGCTTCGTCGAGGGAGCAGAGCCGGTCGAGGACGGCGACGGTGGGCAGTCGGTCGATGCCCACCATGACGTGGTCGCGGAGGTCGGTGAGCAGGCGGATGCCGATCGAGCCCTTGTCGTCGGCGCGGGCGGCGTTGACCAGCTCGACGCACGCGGCGCGGGCTCGCTCGGGCCAGTCGCCCCCGGCGGCGTCCGCGACGGACAGCAGGGGCTCCCACACGTCGGCGGGCCGGTCGGTGACGCCCTCGGGCATCTCGGGCCACCGTCCGGCGATGTCCTCGCGGACCTGGTCGGCCCACTCGGCGAGCCGGTCGCGCAGGGCGTTGCCCTCGGCCTCGTGCAGGCGGGCGCGGAAGGGTTCGACGTGCTCGTTTCGGGCGCGGCGGCGCATGCGGATGATGACGGAGCGGGTGGTGATGGTGTCGGGCAGTCCGCCGAGTCCGGCGACGGCGACGGCGGTGTAGGAGGGGAACTCCACGACGGTCTGGTTGCCGCCGTCGCCGATGCAGCGGTAGGTGACGCCGGAGCGGCGGTGGCCGGCGTTGAGGAAGCCGCGGAGTTCCTCGTTGTCTCCGGCCTTGGGGCCGAAGACGGTGTCGATCTCGTCGAAGAGGATCGTGGGCCGTCCGGCCGGGTCGGAGACCGACCGGAACAGGGCGGCGGCCCGCGCGTTCACCGCCAGCATCGGCCGGGGCACGAGGGTCTCGACGACCTCCAGGGCGCGGGACTTGCCGGAGCCGGGCTCCGGGGAGAGGAACGCGAGCCGGGGCGTGGAGTCGAAGGCGTCGAGGAGGTGGGCGTGGGCGTCCCACAGGGCGACGGCGACGTAGACGGCCTCGCGGGGGAAGACGTTGAACCGGCGGTGGAAGGCCTCGACTTCGGCGAGCAGGGCGGCGCCGTCGATGGGCTGCTGGGTCATGCGGCTTCCCCTTGGGTCAGGAGCGGGTGGAGGCAGTGGGCAGGGCGCGGGTCAGAGCCAATGAGGACGCCTTCGGCGACGACCCTTCGGGCGCCCAACGCCGTCCGGAGCGAAGGCGGTTCGGCGGCCATGGGCGATCGCGGAGCCGGTTGGCTCTTAGGAGGCGGGGGGAGGTGGCGGTTCATGCCGCACCCCGGGTGCCGGCGGGGTTGTGGGCGATCGACCAATCGAGACCACGGGCGATGACGTCGTCGTAGTAGCGCTGGGACTGCGTGGCGTTGCCCGCCGCCGCCCTACTAAGAGCCTCCTGAACTTCCTGGCGGGTGAGGTCGCCGGACGCGACCAGCCGCCCCAGGGCCCGTGCAGCGGCGAGCAGGGTGGCGTTGCGGGTGCCGTCGGCGGCGCGCGCGACGTTGCCGACCTCGTTGCGCAGCGCGGCGGCGGCGTACCGGGAGGCCCGGACGGTCAGCGGCGCCGGGGGCACCGTGGCCGTCTGGGCGGGCTGGGGGCGGGCGGTGAGGGCGTCCAGGATCCATGGGGGCAGCGGCGCCGGGGGGCGGCTGTCGAGGACCTCGTACGCGCCGTCCGCCGTGGTGGAGCCGGGGGCGACGACGTATCCGCCCCAGCCCCGGGTGTCGATGTGCTTGCCGAGCCGTCCGGCGGTGTTGCCGAGCCGGTGCCCGGTGGGCTGGGTGAAGTACAGGTGCTGCCCTCCGCGCGCGGTCCGCACCCGGTGGGTGAGGGGGACGGCCTGTCCGGCGCGCTCGCAGAGCGCCTCAAAGGTGGTCACGCCGTCAGGCGTTCCTTCTTCGTCTGTCGGCTTGAGGGTGTCGAGGTCGACCACGAGCAGCCCGCTCGGGCCGGTGGCGATGCCGATGTTGTACGGGGCGTGCGTCCACGCGGCGGCGAGGAGGTCGACGTCGGTGGTGGCCCGCTGCTCGGGCGTCTTGTGGCCGGCCGTGCACCTGCCGGTGGCGGGGCAGCGGGCGGTGGAGTGACCGGCGGGCCGCTTGTCGTGGGGGCGGAGAGGGAAGACGTGCCAGCCGCGTTCGGCGGCGGCGACGGCATGGGCGAGGAGGCCCAAGCCCGGCAGGTCGATGGCGGGCGGGCCACTGTCCTCTCGCCCGAAGGGGGCGGGTTGGGTCATGCTGGAGACCTCCACAGGTCTGTTGATGGACTGGGAGATGAGGGCGGCCCCGGACTTTGGCGAGACGGGGGCCGCCCTTCCTGCTGCTACGCGGGGGTGCGGGTGGGGAGGATCGGGTGGTTGATGTGGCGGTGGTGGGTGTGGACGTAGTCGTCGAGGGCGGAGAGGTCGGCGGCGAGGAGTTCGGCGACGGCGACGGAGCGGTGGCGGCCGCCGTAGCAGTGGACGTGGACGTCGATGTGCTGCTCGCCCCTCGCGATGCGCTGCTCGACGGCGCGGCGGGCGGCGTCGAGGACGTCGTGGGCGCCGGGGGTGGCCAGGACGTAGGCGGCGACGTCGGGGTGCCGGCCGGTGAGCTGGGTGAGGGCGGCGCGGACGTTGGGGTCGTCGGGCGGGTTGTGCAGGGTGGTGGTGTCGACGACGACGGGGTCGTGGGCGGTGGGGTCGTCGTGGTGTCCGGTGCCGTAGGAGGTGATCCGGATGCTGGCCATCGGGTGGGCTCCTAGTGGTGGTTGATGGTGCCGTTGGCGCGGCCGAACAGGCCGGTCGCGGTGATGTTCTGCGTGATGTGCGTCGTCGACCTGCCCCCGCTGTCGGCGCCGGTGACGGCGCGGCGGGCGGTGCGCAGGAGGACGGGGACGGCGATGACGGCGGCGACGACGAGGGCGGCGGCGGACCAGAGGGCGTGGCTCATGGCGATGAGTCCCGGGGCGGCGTAGGAGAGTCCGATGCCGGCGGCGGCGATCCCGCCGCCGACCGTGGGCGCGAGCAGGGCGGTGGTCTTCGCCCACGCCGGGATCGGCTGCGCGGCTGTAACCGGAATCTGCGGCGTGGGGGTGGGCTGGGTGTAGGCGAGAGTGCGGACGCCGCCCGGGAGGGTGACCCAGTCGACGCCGGGCGGGATGTCGGCGGGCAGGATCACCGGCTGCCGGACGGTGGCCGGGCGGTAGTACAGGTCGCCGTAGCGGGTGGCGGGGGTGATCTCGTACGGGGTCTCGGAGTGCACAACGCGGTCCCTTCAACGACGGCGGCCGGGCCCCGCGTGCGGGGGTCCGGCCGGTGCCTTGCTTGTCGTGTCGCTTGTCGTCTGACTTGTCGTACGGCTTGTCGCTTGTCTTGTCTTGTCGCTTGTCGCCTTGCAGGTCACAAGCCAGATTCGACCCTCAGCAGGCCGCCCAGGGCCTTTCCCGGCACGAATGCGCGACAGGCGCCATGGCTCAGGTTCCGGGGGTGTGGCGGTGGTGGACGTAGCGGGTCTTGGTGCCGGTGCCGACGCGGACCGCGATGCCCTCCTCGGTCCAGGTCTTGAGCCAGCCGACGACGGTCTGCCGGGTCGTGCCGTGGGCGTCGGTGAGGGCGCGGGCGATCGCGGACGCCCCGGTCCCCTCCGGTCCGGCGGCGAGCAGCAGGGCGAGTGCGGCCTGACGGGCTTCGTTGTCCTCGCGCTCGATCCGGAACGCGGACAGGTTCAGCCCGGCGGGCCGCTCCTCGTCCGGCCCGCTGCGCGGGGAGGGTTCGGGGGTGGTGCCGAACTGGGCGTCGATCTGGGCCATGAACTCGGCCGCGAGCGCATCCTCATCGGTCGGCGCCGGGGTCGCCGGGGTGGGGGTGTCGCGGAGCGCGGACAGGTTCAGTCCGCCCGAGCGGGCCGGGCCCTCGGCCGTGGTCCCGTTCACGGGGCGGTGGTCCGTCTTGGTGGTGAGGGTGTCGTGCATCCAGGCGGTGCGGGCGGCGTCCCAGCGGCGGGCGTAGTCCGGCCCGGCGGCCTTCGCGGACGGCTCGTCGAGCCGGGGGTGGAGCGGGGAGGTGGCGGTGACGATGTCGGCGATCTGGTGGGGCTTGATCCGCCAGGACTTGAACAGGGCCGGGGCGGACTCGGGGGTGCCGATGAACCCGGCGCCCTTGTAGGGGGCCTGGTCGACCCGCAGTCCCCTCGCGCCGGGGAAGATCTTCGACAGGTCCATGCCTTCGACTTCGCCGCCGGTCAGGCAGACGCGGGCCTTGGCCTCGCGGCGGATCATCAGGTTGCCAAGCACGGAGCCGGTGGCGCCGAGCGCGGTCAGGACGGTCCGCAGGCCCATGGACCGCAGGAGCCGGATCACTTCCAGGATCTTCGCGGCGAGTTTCCGCATGGCCGGGTCGTTGCTGGCGAGGATCTCGGCGCCCTCATCGACCACGATCATGATCTGCGGGATCTGCGCCGACACCGGGAGGAGATCGGTGTTCGCGCGGGCCATGAGGTCCTGGTAGGCGACCTTGCGGTGCTTGCCGACCTTCACGGCCGTCTCCAGCATCAGCATGGCCTCGTCGTAGGTGGCGGCGAGCCAGTCGATCCCCGGCCGCGTCCCCTGCCCCGACCCCCCGTCCGCGCCGGACGCGGCGAGGGCGGGGCGGACCCAGGGCAGGCCGGCGGAACCGGCGTTCAGGTCGATGACCCAGGTCAGGACGTCAGTGGCACGGGCGAACCCGGCGAGGACGGTGTGGGAGAAGTTCGTCTTGCCCGAGCCGGTCGGACCGACGACCAGCGCGCACTGCTCGCGCAGGAACACGGGGACCTCGCGGCCGTCCGAGCGGATGCCCCACGGGATACCGGTGTTGATCGACAGCGGCGAGTAGTCGGCCGGGTAGCCGACCTCGCCTTCCAGGACGTTGACGGTGGAGACGTCGATGAGAACCCGGCCCTGGTGGATGCCAGGGGTGGCGGCCACCGTGCAGCCGTGCGGGAGCCGGGCGTCGGCGGAGAGACGGGCGGAGTCTTTGGCGATCTGGTCGTAGGTGGTGGCGCCGGGGAGTTCGGCGTCGATCGTGAAGCCGGTCGCGGTGGGCCACTTCTCGATCGCCAGCACCGTCACCGTGACGCCGCAGACCCGCTGGACGCGCTCGACCCACTCGGCGGCGAGGGTGCGGCGTTCGGCCTGGATGGCGGCGTCGACCTGCCGGTCGGCGATCGCGATCAGCTCCAGCTCGCGGGCGTCCTCGAACAGGGCGGTGGAGCGGGCGGCCGTGCCGATCCCGACGCCGAGGACGGCCAGCGAGCCGATCGCCGTCCACGTCAGCGGGCCCGTGGCCATCGCCCACGTCGTCCACCCCGCCCCGAGGAGCCAGGAGGAGGCGCGCAGGGTGAGGGTGCGGGCTGAGAGGCGTTCGCGGAGGGTGGAGACGGTGTGACCGATCGCGCCGGCCGCACCGACGGCCAGCGCCCAGCTCGGGGGCATGCCGGTGGCGGCGCCGGTGGTGGCCAGGGCGAGGGCTCCGGTGGTGGCGGACAGGGCGCCGGTCACGGGTCCGTGACCGGCCGCCCAGTCCCACACCGGCCCCGACGCGCGGGTGTCGGTGGTGGGCTTCATCAGACGTTCCAGCCCTTCTCGGCCTCGGGGCCGTTGCGGGGGTCGGTGTGGCGGGCGATGTCGTGCTCGTGGACCTGCTGGAACAGCGGACCGAGGTCGCCGGAGGAGTCGACCGCGCGCATCAGCGCGCCGTAGATCTCGTCGAACGCGGCGGCGATGTCCTTCTCCAGCGGGAACTCGGAGTCGGAGCGCTCGGCGAGGATGCGGAAGGTGTTCGCGACGCTGGTGAGGGCGTCGGGGAGGTTCTCGACCATGGCGAGGATCTCCATGGCGTTGTCGGGCTCGTAGGTGCGGGCCGCGTTCTCCATCTCGGCGGCGGCCTCCTCGAACTTAAAACCGGACACGTTCACAACCTCCACAGGCGCGGTAGGGGAAGCAGGGGTGAGGTGGAAGGGGCGTTCGGCCGTCCCGCCGATCTGCGGGGCGGCGTCGGCCAGTTCGGCGTCGATCGCCGCTTCAGCGGCCTGACGCCGCTCGCGGATCGCGGCATCACGGACGGCCTGCTGCTCCTCGGCCGTGCGCATGAGCCGCCGGTAGAGGCGGCGCCCGGGATGCTGGAGCGCGGCGATGCCGAGCTTGCGGCCGAGCGGGGTGGTCAGCATGCCGAGCGCCCCGACCGGGGCCGCGAGGAGCGCGGCGGCCAGACGACGGCCCTGCTTGCGCAGCGCGGACCGCCACAGCTGCCGTCGGGCTTCCTTGCGTACGGCGCGCTTGGCTGCGCGGGCCTGCTTCGCGGTGGCGGCGGCGCGGACCTTCCCGCGGGAAGCTTCCACCGCCTTCGCGGCCTGCCGGTCACGCACCGCTCGCGCCCGCTGCACGGCAGCGTCACGACCGGCCCGCACCCGGCCACCCAGCCCCGCACCGGCACCCCGGCCCTTCGGACCCGGCCGGCCAGAGTCCCGCCCGGCACGGTCACCAATGCCCCCACTGGTGAGGCGAGTGGAGGGGGTGTTGCGGCGGGTGTCGGCGGCGAGCCGACGCGCCGCCGTGGTCTGGGCGCGGCGCTCGGCCCGGGTCGGCGCCGAGATGCTTGCCGCCTGCCGCAGCGCTTTCACCTGCCCCAGACGCCCCGACGGCCGACCCGTACGGGCCGAGGAGGCACCCGACGCGGTCGAACCGGAGGACCGGCCCTTGCCCAGGGACGGCTTGCCGGACCGCGACGGGGAGCCGGAGCCGCCCCGCTTCGCGCCCATGCCGCTCGCGCTCCGGGTGCCGCTGGTGTTCTGTCGGGCGGTCCGGGGCGTGGGCATGGTCGTGGTTCCGGCGCGGGCGGTGGTCCTGGCGCTGCGGTTACGGACCGCGCGGCGGGCCAGGACCGTGCCGCCGACGACCGCCAGACCGGCCACCGCCGTGGCGATACCGGCCGGGCCGCCGGCCAGCGCGGCGGCGGCCAGACCGGACACCGCGCTGTTCGCGCCGGTCGTGGCCAGCGGCACCACCGGCCACCCACCCGCCGTGTGCTCCACCACGGGGGCTTCCTGCACCGCCGACGACGCGGCAGGCGAGGTCGCGGCCGGCGTGAGCGGAGCAGCCGAAAGCGGGGTGGAGGGGAGGGTGACGGGCTTGGTGCTGATGTCCGTCACGGGGTCACCCCCTGGTCCAGGCGGTTGGCCTCCAGGGCGAAGTACAGGACGATCGCGCTCTCCATCGACGGGTACTGGCGCACCGCGTCGAACCG is from Streptomyces venezuelae ATCC 10712 and encodes:
- a CDS encoding tyrosine-type recombinase/integrase → MDTTYDVKFWKTSVYEGKTKTTYTVRWELEGKEWRKPFAKSALADSFRAGLVSAASKGEAFSLSSGLPVSHMSRAAGMKWYDFAIQFVDQLWERTSANNRRNVAKALTPVTIALLRSQPTTFKGVDVRRALREYAFNTKRRSEAPPEVAVILRWVQRNSLSMAAWEDEGHVETALRAAAVKLDGTPVAASSARRTKRVLNVLFEYALKKKVLKENPLPKGKGSATTAAKTSSTVDKRSLLNQEQAAALLGWIHARPRGGRRLHTFFAVMYYAGARPEEVVAIDVGDVRLPDAEADDQWGELLLHTAHPEVGKQWTTTGEVREQRGLKGRAADDTRTVPCRPALTRILRAHIEKEGLKPGDLLMKGEKGGDLAGSVIRRAWRRARKEVLTPYEFGTPLGRRVYDLRHTCLTNWLNAGVPAATVAEWAGNSVPVLLATYARCIDGQLDDLKHRIEQAGELPDPAADRG
- a CDS encoding helix-turn-helix transcriptional regulator, with protein sequence MASTLKTRAMLTVPELCDELGITRSTFYDWRQKQRAPRCIKLPNGNLRVRRIDLEIWLDEHEDAA
- a CDS encoding DUF3631 domain-containing protein encodes the protein MTQQPIDGAALLAEVEAFHRRFNVFPREAVYVAVALWDAHAHLLDAFDSTPRLAFLSPEPGSGKSRALEVVETLVPRPMLAVNARAAALFRSVSDPAGRPTILFDEIDTVFGPKAGDNEELRGFLNAGHRRSGVTYRCIGDGGNQTVVEFPSYTAVAVAGLGGLPDTITTRSVIIRMRRRARNEHVEPFRARLHEAEGNALRDRLAEWADQVREDIAGRWPEMPEGVTDRPADVWEPLLSVADAAGGDWPERARAACVELVNAARADDKGSIGIRLLTDLRDHVMVGIDRLPTVAVLDRLCSLDEAPWADMAGRPLDSRGLAKMLGEYMTSDNTPVKARNIKTAGSVLKGYYAADLQDAWDRYCPPPLLRAATSATSATPQVSEPETVAEGLFASAT
- a CDS encoding bifunctional DNA primase/polymerase — protein: MTQPAPFGREDSGPPAIDLPGLGLLAHAVAAAERGWHVFPLRPHDKRPAGHSTARCPATGRCTAGHKTPEQRATTDVDLLAAAWTHAPYNIGIATGPSGLLVVDLDTLKPTDEEGTPDGVTTFEALCERAGQAVPLTHRVRTARGGQHLYFTQPTGHRLGNTAGRLGKHIDTRGWGGYVVAPGSTTADGAYEVLDSRPPAPLPPWILDALTARPQPAQTATVPPAPLTVRASRYAAAALRNEVGNVARAADGTRNATLLAAARALGRLVASGDLTRQEVQEALSRAAAGNATQSQRYYDDVIARGLDWSIAHNPAGTRGAA
- a CDS encoding RapZ C-terminal domain-containing protein, producing the protein MASIRITSYGTGHHDDPTAHDPVVVDTTTLHNPPDDPNVRAALTQLTGRHPDVAAYVLATPGAHDVLDAARRAVEQRIARGEQHIDVHVHCYGGRHRSVAVAELLAADLSALDDYVHTHHRHINHPILPTRTPA